One genomic region from Lycorma delicatula isolate Av1 chromosome 1, ASM4794821v1, whole genome shotgun sequence encodes:
- the LOC142317866 gene encoding uncharacterized protein LOC142317866, producing MIDCVSLTTGFLEYMSIMACKALMEPEYTKNPLQGSELISALSKALEGSAAQWLSQVAIPGIQWPQLKELFVSRFGGQETATAVVLKIHQEAPTKDESVGAFGIRLRSSLKARWRSLTVDEIVNAVVLARLTHIDNRVERVALTSDIKTEAECLSEMRGFSYTRKRPISASDNSSTSDLKRFKPAASGKCHFCGEIGHKKFECPKLKKKQAEQSSNHRGSKESSSSSRNVTCFKCGVAGHIAPNCTAPDVDKNDKIRLVSILKEYESSFITGFPRTRVNSGELDIRLIDTNVTVQRRPYRLSVEERQIVRERINELLEANVIRPSNSPFASPILLVKKKDGSDRLCVDYRELNKNTVADKFPLSLILDQIPRLRKAKFYISLDMASGFHQIPIHSESIKRTAFVTPDGQFEFLTMPFGLKNAPSVFQRAILKALGWDKTLDKVYEYYWFEGMSKYVRKFVDNCITCKLSKAQSGKIQAELHPIPKTRIPWHTVHIDITEYIRTIQAARP from the exons ATGATAGACTGTGTATCACTGACAACAGGGTTCCTGGAGTACATGTCAATAATGGCTTGCAAAGCACTCATGGAACCTGAATATACAA aaaatcctcttcaagGCAGTGAATTGATATCTGCGCTTAGCAAAGCTTTGGAAGGTTCAGCAGCTCAGTGGCTATCCCAAGTGGCAATTCCAGGTATACAGTGGCCtcaattaaaagaactttttgtGTCACGCTTCGGGGGACAAGAAACTGCGACAGCGGTTGTGCTGAAAATTCATCAGGAGGCACCAACCAAGGATGAAAGTGTCGGCGCCTTTGGCATTCGACTTCGATCATCGCTAAAGGCCCGATGGAGGTCTTTAACAGTTGACGAAATAGTTAATGCGGTTGTGCTTGCGCGATTGACCCATATTGATAATCGAGTGGAGCGCGTAGCATTAACTAGCGACATCAAAACGGAAGCCGAATGTTTGAGCGAAATGCGAGGCTTTTCCTACACCCGAAAAAGACCAATATCAGCTTCAGATAACTCATCTACATCCGATTTGAAGCGTTTTAAGCCAGCAGCTTCAGGGAAGTGCCATTTCTGTGGGGAAATAGGTCACAAAAAGTTTGAGTGTCCTAAACTTAAGAAGAAGCAAGCGGAGCAAAGCAGTAACCATCGTGGCTCCAAAGAATCATCCTCTTCATCGCGCAATGTGACGTGTTTCAAATGTGGGGTAGCTGGTCATATTGCGCCAAACTGTACGGCTCCAG AtgttgataaaaatgataaaataagattaGTTTCAATCTTAAAAGAGTATGAAAGTTCTTTTATTACGGGTTTTCCTCGTACTCGCGTCAACAGTGGTGAACTTGACATACGTTTAATAGATACAAACGTTACGGTACAGAGAAGACCATATAGACTTAGTGTAGAAGAGAGACAAATAGTTAGAGAAAGAATAAATGAGTTACTTGAAGCTAATGTTATTCGTCCTAGCAATTCACCGTTTGCTAGTCCTATCTTACTAGTCAAGAAAAAAGACGGATCGGATCGTTTATGTGTCGATTAtcgtgaattaaataaaaatacagttgcaGACAAATTTCCTTTGTCACTTATTTTAGATCAAATACCGAGACTTAGAAAGGCTAAATTCTACATTAGTTTAGATATGGCCAGTGGTTTCCATCAAATTCCTATACATTCGGAGTCTATAAAACGTACGGCATTTGTTACTCCTGATggtcaatttgaatttttaacaatgccATTCGGCTTGAAAAATGCTCCTTCGGTTTTTCAAAGAGCAATTTTAAAGGCATTGG GTTGGGATAAAACACTCGATAAGGTTTATGAGTATTACTGGTTTGAAGGTATGTCTAAATACGTACGTAAATTTGTTGACAATTGTATTACTTGTAAACTCTCTAAAGCTCAGTCAGGTAAAATTCAAGCTGAATTACATCCCATCCCTAAGACCCGCATACCTTGGCATACTGTGCATATAGATATTACAG